A genomic region of Miscanthus floridulus cultivar M001 chromosome 3, ASM1932011v1, whole genome shotgun sequence contains the following coding sequences:
- the LOC136543481 gene encoding uncharacterized protein: MAPPRSKPTIIIACVLLSFLAAAAFAAPAAAAAPDETTCAPSLQRLLSCLDFIEHRSDEIPTPCCIQVKRTVAEQPCCLMHVVRGNAARLIGPEYDNTRAVVNVTAKCLGDASVLMSITRNCSGKPLPPLTPEFTFTTAAVPPPSSSSGEQQIDL, translated from the exons ATGGCGCCGCCGCGGTCCAAGCCGACCATCATCATCGCCTGtgtcctcctctccttcctcgccGCCGCAGCGTTCGCCgcacccgcggcggcggcggcgcctgacGAGACGACGTGCGCACCGTCGCTGCAGCGGCTGCTGTCGTGCCTGGACTTCATTGAGCACCGGTCGGACGAGATCCCGACGCCGTGCTGCATCCAGGTGAAGCGCACGGTGGCGGAGCAGCCGTGCTGCCTCATGCACGTCGTGCGCGGCAACGCCGCCAGGCTCATCGGCCCCGAGTACGACAACACCCGCGCCGTGGTCAACGTCACCGCCAAGTGCCTCGGCGACGCCTCCGTCCTCATGTCCATCACCCGCAACTGCTCAG GCAAGCCGCTCCCGCCGCTGACGCCTGAGTTTACGTTTACTACTGCCGCGGtgccgccgccatcgtcgtcgtcaGGTGAGCAACAGATTGATCTGTGA
- the LOC136545401 gene encoding uncharacterized protein yields MASQIESHRSGAEVVSGDDAMCRKKSVELLEELGLPKGLLPMEDLQEFGYNRATGFMWLVQRKKKVEHTFKKIKQTVSPEVTAFAEKGKLRKITGVKTKELMLWLSVVEVYVPEASPENVTFKTGTGLSDSFNATAFALGE; encoded by the coding sequence ATGGCGTCCCAAATCGAGAGCCACCGCTCCGGCGCAGAGGTCGTCAGCGGAGACGACGCCATGTGCAGGAAGAAGTCCGTGGAGCTGCTGGAGGAGCTCGGCCTCCCCAAGGGCCTCCTTCCAATGGAGGACCTCCAGGAATTCGGGTACAACCGTGCCACAGGGTTCATGTGGCTGGTGCAgcggaagaagaaggtggagcacACGTTCAAGAAGATCAAGCAGACCGTGTCGCCCGAGGTGAcggccttcgccgagaaggggaaGCTGCGGAAGATCACCGGCGTCAAGACCAAGGAGCTGATGCTGTGGCTAAGTGTGGTGGAGGTGTATGTTCCGGAGGCGTCGCCGGAGAACGTCACCTTTAAGACCGGCACCGGCCTCTCCGACAGCTTCAACGCCACTGCTTTCGCACTAGGGGAGTAA